The uncultured Dysgonomonas sp. genome contains the following window.
TGCGGAAATGAGAGTCATCGTCTGCAGTGAGGCCAGACCTCCTGCCCGAAGCAGTGTAAGAGAGAGAATGATGAGCAGTACACCCCAAAATATATTTTGCCACTTCGGCGAGTTCTTTTTATCACCGGATGCTATACTGTTCATAACCAATATACCGGAGTCTGCCGAAGTAACAAAGAAAACACCAATCATCAAGATTGCTATTATATTCAATAAACCGGTGAGTGGAAAATATTCAAAAAAGCGAAACAGGAGAGTATCCGGATTGTTCGCCAATAGGCTCAATTCTCCATTTGCTACGAATTTATCCAGCCAAACACCACTACTGCCAAATATAGTCATCCATAAGAAATTGAATAAGGAAGGAATCAGTAGAACAGCTATAATAAACTCACGTATGGTACGCCCTTTCGATATACGTGCAATAAACAACCCAACAAACGGAGACCATGATATCCACCATGCCCAATACATAATTGTCCAGCCCGAGAACCAGCCCTGAGCTTCTGTTTCATAGGCAAAAGTATTAAAGGTTAGATTTGTTAAATTACTGATGTAATAACCGATACCTTCACTAAAAGTGCTAAGTATATATATTGTTGGTCCTGCAATCAAAATAAATACCATCAGAATAAAAGCAAGAGACAGATTTAGTTCACTTAATCGCTTCACACCTTTATCTACGCCTGTAAAAGCTGAAAATATAGCGATACCCATGACTACGATAACGATAATAGCCTGAAATGTAAAACTGTTCTCAGATACCAATCCTATACTTTGCAATCCTGCGTTTAGCTGTACTACACCAAATCCCAAAGTTGTCGCAATTCCGAAAAATGTACTGCACAGCGCAAAAGTATCCACAATATTTCCGATAGGACCATATATTTTATCTTTCAACAGAGGATATAAACCGCTTCGTATTGCCAACGGCAATTTATAGCGATAGGCAAAATAAGCTAATACCAATCCTACCACAGCATATATGGCCCAGGCATGTATTCCCCAATGGAAAAAAGTATATAGCTGGGCTTCCTTTGCCCGTTGAAGCGTATCGTCTATTGCCGGATTTGCATAATGAGACATTGTTTCTGCCACACCGAAATACATAAGCCCGATCCCCATACCGGCTGCAAACAGCATCGCTATCCATGAGAAAAAGCTGTACTTAGGCCGGGAATTATCCGAACCTAAGCGAATATTACCAAGTTTACTTAAAGCTATGATAATAAGAAACAGAACGAACAAAGTTACCATCAATACATAAACCCAACTCAGATTGTTGAAAAAATAGGTTTTTACAACCGACAGAGATTTGTTGGCTTGTTCGGGAAAAAAACCACAATAAAGCGATATGAAAAGTATAACAATAAGCCCCGGTAGAGCAACTGATTTGGTTAATGTGGTTCGAAATGAAAATTTGTTTTTTGTCATATTATTTATGTCTTTTTTGCTTTAAAGGGATAAAGAGGGAATCATATCTTCATCTTAAGCAGCTATTCTATTTGTAAATGGGACAAACAAAAGATGATACCCAAATAGTGAAATCTAAAACATAACCCCACGGCAGAACTCATCATTACAAATGATATAAATAGTTCTTAGGTGATAATAAGATTAAAAAAAGAGCTCAGGATATATAAAGAAAGGCAATAGATAATAATAAAACCGTTCCTGAACAGTACCGGATTTTCCGGTATTAAGAGCAAAAGTAGTAAAATTAGAGCTTGATCAAAAGTTAATTTATGTTTATGCACTCATTGTAAGGATTCTACACCTATTAAAATAGAGTTAATCGGTAATATTTTTTCTAGTCGAAAAAAATAAATTATTTTTGATGTTTATTAAAACATCAAAAATTCCCATAAAATCCGGATAGATGACAGGAGAAAAAAAAGAAGCTATCGATAAGGTAGTCCAACCCATTCAGCGGTTTATATTACAAGAAAAGGCCGGAGGTATAGTCCTCGGGCTGAGTGTTATCATAGCTATGATTTTAGCCAATTCCCCATGGTCGGAAGACTATTTCCATATATTGGAACATAAGCTGGGATTTATATTTGATGGAACACCTTTCTTTGAATATAGCATCCACCACTGGATTAATGACGGGTTGATGGCTGTTTTCTTCTTTGTTGTCGGCTTAGAACTCAAAAGGGAGATTGTTGGAGGAGAATTGTCCAATCCCCGCAAAGCCCTTTTGCCTATTGGTGCAGCAATCGGCGGTATGCTGGTACCTGCACTTATCTATATCGGATTTAATCCATCAGGAGAAGTTCATCACGGATGGGGAATACCGATGGCAACCGATATTGCTTTTGCTTTGGGCGTTTTGTACTTGTTAGGGAGTAAGATTCCACTATCGCTGAAAGTATTTCTTACAGCACTGGCAATTGTTGATGACTTGGGTGCAGTCTTGGTCATTGCATTTTTCTATACTTCTGACATCTCTTTCTTCAGCCTTGCTACAGGCTTTGCTTTTGCACTTATTATGTTTATAGGTAATAAAATGGGAGTCCGGAGTATTTTATTCTATGCCATTTTTGGTATTCTGGGAGTATGGACATCATTTCTCTTGTCAGGAGTACATGCTACAATAGCTTCTGTTATTGCAGCCTTTATGATTCCTGCCGATGTCAAAATAAGGGAAAATCTGTTTGTAGAAAGAATAAAGCACTATTTGAATAAGTTCAGGGAGGTCGATCCGAAGAACGAAATACCGACACTTACAAATGACCAATTGCATCTGTTAGAAGAAATAAAAATAGATACCAATAAAGCCATTCCTCCATTGCAACGCTTAGAACACAGGATGCATCCTTTAGTGACATTTGTTATCATTCCAATATTTGCTCTGGCCAATGCCGGTGTTTCACTGAATATTGATATGGAACAATTATTCAGTACGAATATAGCTCTTGGTGTAGGCTTAGGCTTGTTAGTGGGTAAGGTAGTGGGTGTTGTCGGCTTTACCCTTTTACTGATAAAGCTTAAAGTCGCACCCTTCCCTCAAGGAATGAATGTACGCAACCTGTTTGGTTTAGGATTGCTGGCATCTATCGGCTTTACCATGTCGCTATTTATCACATCGCTGGCATTTACTCATCCCGAATATATGGTACAGGCTAAGATCGGTATTTTTGCTGCTTCTATCATCGGGGGAGTGTTAGGATATATCACATTAAGCCGCTCAGTAAAAGCATAAATAATGTTGTCCCGAATAAAATATATCGGATTAAATCCGGCAAGATTGTTTGTTCTCAGTTTTTTAGGTTTGATTCTTATCGGAACAATCCTACTGTTACTACCCATATCCACGACAGGGAGTATCAGTCTGATCGATGCTCTTTTTACAACAACGAGTGCAGTCTGTGTAACAGGTCTGGTAGCATTGGATACAAGTAAAGATTTTACATTGTTCGGACAAACAGTCATCATGGTTATGATTCAAGCCGGAGGTTTGGGTATACTAACTTTCGCCAGTTACTTCAGCTACTTCTTTAAAGGAGGATCGTCTTATGAAGACCAACTGACAATAGGTAACATCTCGAATATAGAAAAGATCGATGAAATCTTTAAAACGTTAAAACGAATATTGATTATAACGATTGGCATCGAAGCTGTGGGGGCACTCTTTATCTTTACAAGTTTAAATCCTGCTTTAATACCTTACTTGGGTGACCGGATTTACTTTTCAGTATTCCATTCCATATCCTCTTTTTGCAATGCAGGCTTTTCCACATTGCCGCATGGTATCATGGAAAACGGATATGTGGATAATTATGGATTCCAATTGAGCCTGATATTTCTTTTCGTTCTCGGAGGATTAGGATTCCCTATTGTAATCAATTTGTTGAAATACCTGAAACATTTAATCCGCAGAACATTCTTACAGATTTTCAATCACAAAAAAGACGTTTACAAGCCCTGGGTGATGAAACTGGGAAGTAAGATCAACCTGATAACAACATTTTCTTTAATCGTTATCGGAACAATCCTTATTTTTATAAATGAATATAACAATATACTTGCTTCCCATCAGGGAGTCGGAAAATTTGTTACCGCATTATTTACAGCAACAACGCCCCGTACAGCCGGTTTCAATTCCATTGATTTTAATCAACTACATTTATCATCTTTGATTATCATAATCATTCTGATGTGGATCGGTGCTTCTCCTGCCTCTACAGGAGGAGGTATAAAAACGAGTACATTTGCAATAGCAGTATTGAATTTTATCAGTTTGGCCAGAGGACGAAAGAATATAGAAGTGTGTAGCCGGGAGGTATCCGAAACATCCATAAGACGTGCTTTTGCGGTGATGACACTTTCTGTTGTTGTCTTAGCAATAGGGTCATTACTTATTTCATATTTCGATGAAGGCTTGCGTTTATTAGATATTATCTTTGAATCGGTTTCGGCCTATAGTACGGTTGGATTGAGTTTGGGGATCACTCCCGGTTTAAGTTCTGCCAGTAAACTGGTGCTGATAATACTTATGTTTATAGGTCGTGTAACAACACTCACTTTGCTTATTGCTTTCTTTAAGCAGGTAAGGATGTCTAATTATACTTATCCATCAGAGGAGATATTGATTAATTAAGGTCTCAGACCTATTTATCATTTGGTAAGTATAATAAAAATAGGTAGTTATGATTCCAATATAGATTGTTAAAGTCTTACTGTTACTTAAAAAAAGAAAAGATGAAATATATTATTGTCGGACTCGGAGTATTTGGTTCTTCGCTTGCTGAAAAATTAGTATCACAGGGAAATGAAGTAATCGGAGTGGATACAAAGATGCAACGGGTAAATGAGCTGAAAGATAAGATAACACATGTTGCATGTTTAAATGTAACGGATGCAGCAGCAGTAGAAACACTGCCCTTAAAGAATACAGATGTGGTGATTGTCTGTATCGGAGAAGATCAGGGTGCTAATATAATGGCGACAGCTATGTTTAAAAACCTAGGCGTAAAACGGCTTATCGGAAGATCTTTGAATCCTCTGCAAGAGAATGTATTACAGGCAATCGGTGTGCATGAAATTGTCCGCCCGGAAGAAGAAACGGCTGAAAGATGGGCTAAGAAACTAACGCTCCGGGGAATGGTAGATTCTTTT
Protein-coding sequences here:
- a CDS encoding BCCT family transporter; translation: MTKNKFSFRTTLTKSVALPGLIVILFISLYCGFFPEQANKSLSVVKTYFFNNLSWVYVLMVTLFVLFLIIIALSKLGNIRLGSDNSRPKYSFFSWIAMLFAAGMGIGLMYFGVAETMSHYANPAIDDTLQRAKEAQLYTFFHWGIHAWAIYAVVGLVLAYFAYRYKLPLAIRSGLYPLLKDKIYGPIGNIVDTFALCSTFFGIATTLGFGVVQLNAGLQSIGLVSENSFTFQAIIVIVVMGIAIFSAFTGVDKGVKRLSELNLSLAFILMVFILIAGPTIYILSTFSEGIGYYISNLTNLTFNTFAYETEAQGWFSGWTIMYWAWWISWSPFVGLFIARISKGRTIREFIIAVLLIPSLFNFLWMTIFGSSGVWLDKFVANGELSLLANNPDTLLFRFFEYFPLTGLLNIIAILMIGVFFVTSADSGILVMNSIASGDKKNSPKWQNIFWGVLLIILSLTLLRAGGLASLQTMTLISALPFGLSMLLLCFSLWKALQIDHLFHNTKLPYGSIAWDGSRWKERLNRILTFSHKRDVKDFLNGTVKEAFGELQQELSENDIEAQIIAGKKTPLSIELFIRHDKIRNFRYGVVAEPQTISEYMIEEENTPNVDMETPYIPITYFNDGRKGNDIQYMTKEEVIADVLREYEXIVGTESRIFGRVVFTRT
- the nhaA gene encoding Na+/H+ antiporter NhaA; the encoded protein is MTGEKKEAIDKVVQPIQRFILQEKAGGIVLGLSVIIAMILANSPWSEDYFHILEHKLGFIFDGTPFFEYSIHHWINDGLMAVFFFVVGLELKREIVGGELSNPRKALLPIGAAIGGMLVPALIYIGFNPSGEVHHGWGIPMATDIAFALGVLYLLGSKIPLSLKVFLTALAIVDDLGAVLVIAFFYTSDISFFSLATGFAFALIMFIGNKMGVRSILFYAIFGILGVWTSFLLSGVHATIASVIAAFMIPADVKIRENLFVERIKHYLNKFREVDPKNEIPTLTNDQLHLLEEIKIDTNKAIPPLQRLEHRMHPLVTFVIIPIFALANAGVSLNIDMEQLFSTNIALGVGLGLLVGKVVGVVGFTLLLIKLKVAPFPQGMNVRNLFGLGLLASIGFTMSLFITSLAFTHPEYMVQAKIGIFAASIIGGVLGYITLSRSVKA
- a CDS encoding potassium transporter TrkG, coding for MLSRIKYIGLNPARLFVLSFLGLILIGTILLLLPISTTGSISLIDALFTTTSAVCVTGLVALDTSKDFTLFGQTVIMVMIQAGGLGILTFASYFSYFFKGGSSYEDQLTIGNISNIEKIDEIFKTLKRILIITIGIEAVGALFIFTSLNPALIPYLGDRIYFSVFHSISSFCNAGFSTLPHGIMENGYVDNYGFQLSLIFLFVLGGLGFPIVINLLKYLKHLIRRTFLQIFNHKKDVYKPWVMKLGSKINLITTFSLIVIGTILIFINEYNNILASHQGVGKFVTALFTATTPRTAGFNSIDFNQLHLSSLIIIIILMWIGASPASTGGGIKTSTFAIAVLNFISLARGRKNIEVCSREVSETSIRRAFAVMTLSVVVLAIGSLLISYFDEGLRLLDIIFESVSAYSTVGLSLGITPGLSSASKLVLIILMFIGRVTTLTLLIAFFKQVRMSNYTYPSEEILIN
- a CDS encoding TrkA family potassium uptake protein, translating into MKYIIVGLGVFGSSLAEKLVSQGNEVIGVDTKMQRVNELKDKITHVACLNVTDAAAVETLPLKNTDVVIVCIGEDQGANIMATAMFKNLGVKRLIGRSLNPLQENVLQAIGVHEIVRPEEETAERWAKKLTLRGMVDSFELNENYSMVEVVVPDILIGKTIEEVGFRKEYNMLVLTVIKNVEKKSIIGKTRVVADVQGIPNPDTMLEENDILVVYGSNKDIKQFISKNKNHK